Proteins found in one Salvelinus alpinus chromosome 11, SLU_Salpinus.1, whole genome shotgun sequence genomic segment:
- the LOC139533869 gene encoding ras association domain-containing protein 8-like — protein MRAMELKVWVDGVQRIVCGVTELTTCQEVVIALAQAIGRTGRYTLIERWRETERHLAPHENPVVSLNMWGQYASDVQLVLQRTGPSLSERPNSNCSSRVPERGLYRQSLPPLAKLHASANDRLLKRREPKRKSLTFTAGAKGLRDIFGKGRDAEAKQQQRALNQGRGVVSVPLSPARELVRLVQLQKDKLQLLESRLQGCESGDVGVCIEGQEGIGVLEEELVCLEQQLRRNEVEMSEEEFWQNELQIEQESERQLREQLQELIGRMRECEARLGEYLTRIQGMEAGLEQETEQSRQVDEEEARAQLGKVRAELEQQVQHRVQLESSCRAVDRSLGQSSKKLQEKEQELEQLTRELRQVNLQQFIHQTGTKVTVLPAQPNDQENNTDLQSGSLKRLGSSRLLPSDLRTLQSPVSSGLNPEGIYV, from the exons ATGAGAGCTATGGAGCTGAAAGTGTGGGTGGATGGAGTGCAGCGGATCGTATGTGGCGTCACAGAGCTCACCACGTGCCAGGAGGTGGTCATTGCCCTGGCCCAGGCCATTG GGCGTACTGGCAGGTACACGTTGATCGAGAGATGGCGGGAGACGGAACGTCACTTGGCCCCGCATGAAAACCCTGTGGTGTCCCTCAACATGTGGGGCCAGTATGCCAGCGACGTGCAGCTGGTTCTCCAGCGCACTGGCCCCTCCCTCAGCGAACGTCCCAACTCCAACTGCTCATCCCGTGTGCCCGAGCGCGGCCTCTACCGCCAGAGCCTGCCTCCTCTGGCCAAGTTGCACGCGTCGGCCAATGACCGTTTGCTCAAGCGTCGGGAGCCCAAGCGTAAGTCCCTCACCTTCACGGCTGGGGCCAAGGGCTTGAGGGATATTTTTGGGAAGGGCAGAGATGCCGAGGCCAAGCAGCAGCAGAGAGCACTGAACCAGGGCAGGGGGGTGGTGTCTGTGCCCCTCAGTCCAGCCCGGGAGCTGGTGCGCTTGGTCCAGCTGCAGAAGGACAAGCTCCAGCTACTGGAGAGCCGGCTGCAGGGCTGTGAGAGTGGTGATGTTGGCGTGTGCATCGAGGGTCAGGAGGGCATTGGCGTGCTGGAGGAGGAGCTGGTGTGTCTGGAGCAGCAGCTGCGGAGGAATGAGGTGGAGATGTCCGAGGAGGAGTTCTGGCAGAATGAGCTGCAGATCGAGCAGGAGAGCGAGCGGCAGCTGAGGGAGCAGCTCCAGGAGCTGATTGGACGGATGCGGGAGTGCGAAGCCCGGCTGGGGGAGTACCTGACCCGTATCCAGGGCATGGAGGCTGGCCTGGAGCAGGAGACTGAGCAGAGCAGGCAGGTGGACGAGGAGGAGGCCCGGGCCCAGCTGGGGAAGGTCAGGGCAGAGCTGGAGCAGCAGGTTCAACACAGAGTGCAGCTGGAGAGCAGCTGCAGGGCTGTGGACCGCTCACTGGGACAGTCCAGCAAGAAACTACAG GAGAAGGAGCAGGAGTTGGAGCAGTTGACCAGGGAGCTGAGACAGGTGAACCTTCAGCAGTTCATCCATCAGACTGGCACCAAGGTCACCGTTCTACCAGCCCAGCCCAATGATCAGGAGAATAACACAG acctccaATCAGGCTCGCTGAAACGGCTGGGCTCCTCCCGCCTCCTCCCCAGCGACCTCCGAACTCTGCAGAGTCCAGTGTCTTCAGGCCTCAACCCTGAAGGCATCTAcgtctga
- the LOC139533863 gene encoding uncharacterized protein isoform X1, translated as MDNIIDPASEQDLHLFSLRLLVPPLRLMSAFMWQVAQERNVMQYGKLEEFVTLVTEMVPELLSSRQRTQLILGLRARLVLELCRSKDTADLLTIQAHLDIINTLTEKSLHKESHGDELEAADCNFVELVQTLLEDPSEREHFFQEVFPVHYGPRYDTALQTLMWEFLSRLEELLPVPDLTQTTAWLSAAPSVLEGCGHTVFDPEQLKTVLQHHQRHGNLNKCHVSKYTADTILSTLSLPPKMRVVINYEPDNSDNVRPYSDDDECIDKGVEVCEYEDHNEILDEGTDRCLEDLGLSTSQEQEGLSPAETSVLVTPVPCDELDLDHSLNVMMNADEPSQVLTWTLPPLSHSEMANLCKDIKTDQVEKDRNQVDKKEEVVRKGDKKRVIKQVGKKTKVVRKGDKKRVIKQVKKKKVVRKGDKKRVIKQVDKKKDGSPAPQNRTHTCECGKVFKKPSLLTLHMGVHTMPYHCDQCPKRYATPGALKKHQLLHTEERPFACEHCDRRYRSAYDLKVHIRIHSGERRHMCTVCGKRFTQQCALVRHTRMHAGEKNYLCSICGKAFLTSGELRLHTRTHTGENPHTCKHCGKGFKVSCHLTVHLRSHTGERPYTCTQCPKSFTTSDSLRTHIYTHTGEKPHRCSECGKTFTQRGNMVNHMRRVHRPVKILQKYSQQKERQSLVKKTK; from the exons ATGGATAACATTATTGATCCAGCATCAGAACAAG ATCTCCATCTGTTCTCCTTGCGTCTCCTGGTTCCACCTCTACGCCTGATGTCTGCTTTCATGTGGCAAGTGGCTCAAGAGCGTAATGTGATGCAGTATGGGAAGCTGGAGGAGTTTGTGACTTTGGTGACAGAGATGGTTCCAGAGCTGCTGAGTTCCAGGCAGAGGACCCAGCTCATCCTGGGACTGAGAGCAAGG CTGGTTTTAGAGTTGTGTCGCAGTAAGGACACAGCTGACCTGCTGACCATCCAGGCCCACCTGGACATAATCAACACGTTGACAGAAAAGTCTTTACACAAAGAG AGTCATGGTGATGAATTGGAGGCTGCAGATTGTAACTTTGTGGAGCTGGTCCAAACCCTGCTGGAAGACCCTTCTGAGAGGGAGCATTTCTTCCAG GAGGTGTTCCCAGTCCACTATGGCCCTCGGTATGACACAGCGCTGCAGACACTGATGTGGGAGTTCCTTTCCAGACTGGAGGAGTTGCTGCCTGTACCAGACCTCACGCAG ACAACAGCatggctcagtgctgccccctctgtCCTGGAGGGATGTGGACATACTGTCTTTGACCCTGAACAACTGAAGACAGTGCTGCAGCACCATCAGCGTCATGGAAACCTGAACAAGT GTCATGTCTCTAAATACACTGCAGATACCATCCTGTCCACACTGTCCCTCCCTCCCAAAATGAGAGTTGTTATTAACTACGAGCCAGACAACTCTGACAATGTGAGGCCATACTCAGATGACGATGAATGCATAGATAAGGGGGTAGAGGTCTGTGAATATGAAGACCACAATGAAATCCTGGATGAAGGCACTGATAGATGTTTGGAGGATCTAGGACTGTCAACATCACAGGAACAGGAGGGTCTGTCACCTGCAGAGACCTCAGTGTTGGTTACTCCAGTACCCTGTGATG AATTGGACTTGGATCATTCTCTCAACGTAATGATGAATGCTGACGAGCCATCCCAGGTTCTTACCTGGACTCTGCCTCCATTATCTCACAGTGAAATGGCCAACCTCTGCAAGGACATCAAGACCGACCAAGTAGAAAAGGACAGAAACCAGGTTGACAAGAAAGAGGAGGTGGTCAGAAAGGGAGACAAAAAGAGGGTGATCAAACAGGTTGGCAAGAAAACAAAGGTGGTCAGAAAGGGAGACAAAAAGAGGGTGATCAAACAGGTTAAGAAAAAAAAGGTGGTCAGAAAGGGGGACAAAAAGAGGGTGATCAAACAGGTTGACAAGAAAAAAGATGGATCCCCTGCACCCCAAAACAGGACTCATACATGTGAGTGTGGGAAGGTTTTCAAAAAACCATCACTGCTGACGCTACATATGGGAGTTCACACGATGCCATATCATTGTGACCAGTGTCCCAAACGATATGCTACTCCTGGGGCTCTGAAAAAGCACCAGCTACTTCACACAGAAGAAAGACCATTCGCATGTGAACACTGTGACCGGAGGTACAGGAGTGCATATGATCTCAAAGTGCACATACGCATTCATTCTGGGGAGCGCCGTCACATGTGTACTGTCTGTGGTAAGAGGTTTACCCAGCAGTGTGCACTAGTGAGACACACGCGAATGCATGCTGGGGAGAAGAATTATTTATGTAGCATATGTGGTAAGGCATTCCTTACCTCAGGAGAACTGCGGTTGCATACACGAACGCACACAGGAGAAAACCCCCACACCTGTAAACATTGTGGAAAGGGTTTCAAAGTATCTTGCCATCTTACGGTTCATCTGCGATCTCACACAGGCGAGCGTCCTTACACCTGCACCCAATGCCCCAAATCTTTCACTACCTCAGACTCTCTTAGAACGCACATATATACTCACACTGGGGAGAAACCTCACCGGTGCTCAGAGTGTGGGAAAACATTTACTCAAAGGGGTAATATGGTAAATCATATGAGAAGAGTTCATAGACCGGTTAAGATTCTCCAAAAGTACTCCCAACAGAAAGAAAGACAAAGTctcgtaaaaaaaacaaaatga
- the LOC139533863 gene encoding uncharacterized protein isoform X2, with protein MSAFMWQVAQERNVMQYGKLEEFVTLVTEMVPELLSSRQRTQLILGLRARLVLELCRSKDTADLLTIQAHLDIINTLTEKSLHKESHGDELEAADCNFVELVQTLLEDPSEREHFFQEVFPVHYGPRYDTALQTLMWEFLSRLEELLPVPDLTQTTAWLSAAPSVLEGCGHTVFDPEQLKTVLQHHQRHGNLNKCHVSKYTADTILSTLSLPPKMRVVINYEPDNSDNVRPYSDDDECIDKGVEVCEYEDHNEILDEGTDRCLEDLGLSTSQEQEGLSPAETSVLVTPVPCDELDLDHSLNVMMNADEPSQVLTWTLPPLSHSEMANLCKDIKTDQVEKDRNQVDKKEEVVRKGDKKRVIKQVGKKTKVVRKGDKKRVIKQVKKKKVVRKGDKKRVIKQVDKKKDGSPAPQNRTHTCECGKVFKKPSLLTLHMGVHTMPYHCDQCPKRYATPGALKKHQLLHTEERPFACEHCDRRYRSAYDLKVHIRIHSGERRHMCTVCGKRFTQQCALVRHTRMHAGEKNYLCSICGKAFLTSGELRLHTRTHTGENPHTCKHCGKGFKVSCHLTVHLRSHTGERPYTCTQCPKSFTTSDSLRTHIYTHTGEKPHRCSECGKTFTQRGNMVNHMRRVHRPVKILQKYSQQKERQSLVKKTK; from the exons ATGTCTGCTTTCATGTGGCAAGTGGCTCAAGAGCGTAATGTGATGCAGTATGGGAAGCTGGAGGAGTTTGTGACTTTGGTGACAGAGATGGTTCCAGAGCTGCTGAGTTCCAGGCAGAGGACCCAGCTCATCCTGGGACTGAGAGCAAGG CTGGTTTTAGAGTTGTGTCGCAGTAAGGACACAGCTGACCTGCTGACCATCCAGGCCCACCTGGACATAATCAACACGTTGACAGAAAAGTCTTTACACAAAGAG AGTCATGGTGATGAATTGGAGGCTGCAGATTGTAACTTTGTGGAGCTGGTCCAAACCCTGCTGGAAGACCCTTCTGAGAGGGAGCATTTCTTCCAG GAGGTGTTCCCAGTCCACTATGGCCCTCGGTATGACACAGCGCTGCAGACACTGATGTGGGAGTTCCTTTCCAGACTGGAGGAGTTGCTGCCTGTACCAGACCTCACGCAG ACAACAGCatggctcagtgctgccccctctgtCCTGGAGGGATGTGGACATACTGTCTTTGACCCTGAACAACTGAAGACAGTGCTGCAGCACCATCAGCGTCATGGAAACCTGAACAAGT GTCATGTCTCTAAATACACTGCAGATACCATCCTGTCCACACTGTCCCTCCCTCCCAAAATGAGAGTTGTTATTAACTACGAGCCAGACAACTCTGACAATGTGAGGCCATACTCAGATGACGATGAATGCATAGATAAGGGGGTAGAGGTCTGTGAATATGAAGACCACAATGAAATCCTGGATGAAGGCACTGATAGATGTTTGGAGGATCTAGGACTGTCAACATCACAGGAACAGGAGGGTCTGTCACCTGCAGAGACCTCAGTGTTGGTTACTCCAGTACCCTGTGATG AATTGGACTTGGATCATTCTCTCAACGTAATGATGAATGCTGACGAGCCATCCCAGGTTCTTACCTGGACTCTGCCTCCATTATCTCACAGTGAAATGGCCAACCTCTGCAAGGACATCAAGACCGACCAAGTAGAAAAGGACAGAAACCAGGTTGACAAGAAAGAGGAGGTGGTCAGAAAGGGAGACAAAAAGAGGGTGATCAAACAGGTTGGCAAGAAAACAAAGGTGGTCAGAAAGGGAGACAAAAAGAGGGTGATCAAACAGGTTAAGAAAAAAAAGGTGGTCAGAAAGGGGGACAAAAAGAGGGTGATCAAACAGGTTGACAAGAAAAAAGATGGATCCCCTGCACCCCAAAACAGGACTCATACATGTGAGTGTGGGAAGGTTTTCAAAAAACCATCACTGCTGACGCTACATATGGGAGTTCACACGATGCCATATCATTGTGACCAGTGTCCCAAACGATATGCTACTCCTGGGGCTCTGAAAAAGCACCAGCTACTTCACACAGAAGAAAGACCATTCGCATGTGAACACTGTGACCGGAGGTACAGGAGTGCATATGATCTCAAAGTGCACATACGCATTCATTCTGGGGAGCGCCGTCACATGTGTACTGTCTGTGGTAAGAGGTTTACCCAGCAGTGTGCACTAGTGAGACACACGCGAATGCATGCTGGGGAGAAGAATTATTTATGTAGCATATGTGGTAAGGCATTCCTTACCTCAGGAGAACTGCGGTTGCATACACGAACGCACACAGGAGAAAACCCCCACACCTGTAAACATTGTGGAAAGGGTTTCAAAGTATCTTGCCATCTTACGGTTCATCTGCGATCTCACACAGGCGAGCGTCCTTACACCTGCACCCAATGCCCCAAATCTTTCACTACCTCAGACTCTCTTAGAACGCACATATATACTCACACTGGGGAGAAACCTCACCGGTGCTCAGAGTGTGGGAAAACATTTACTCAAAGGGGTAATATGGTAAATCATATGAGAAGAGTTCATAGACCGGTTAAGATTCTCCAAAAGTACTCCCAACAGAAAGAAAGACAAAGTctcgtaaaaaaaacaaaatga